The sequence TGTAACCTCAGTTGAAAAAGCCCTTAAAATAGGTGCAGATGCAGTATCAGTTCATGTGAATATTGGATCAGAAAAAGAACCTGAAATGCTCATGAAACTTGGAAGCATCGCAGAGATATGCGACAACTGGGGAATGCCCCTCATAGCAATGATGTACCCACGCGGGCAGAACATCACAAATGAACACGATGTAGAGGTTGTTAAACTCGCTGCAAGGGCAGGAGCAGAACTAGGAGCGGACATCATAAAAACCAACTACACCGGAGACCCAGACACCTTCAAAGAGGTTGTAGACGGATGCCCAGTACCAGTGGTAATAGCAGGTGGCCCAATGGTTGAAACAGACCGCCAACTCCTGGAAATGGTGAAAAACTCCGTTGATGTTGGTGGATCAGGAGTTGCAATCGGAAGAAACGTGTTCCAGGCTAAATCACCACAGAAAACAACAAGGGCAATTGCAGGAATTGTCCACGAAAATCTGGACATTGATGAAGCCCTTAAAATACTCAACGGCTGAGATAATCACTGCAATTTTTTTCAGAAACTAATACATTTAAGCTCGAGGAAGGTTAAACTCATGAAATTCGCATGGATAATGGTTGAGGGTACCAACTGGGATAGGAAAAAGGAAGCCATAACCACAGCCCTGGAATCAGGCATAGACCATATCGTTGACTTCACAGATGTTGAAAAGATCCAGAAACTTGGAAACGTTACCATAATCTCCGATGTTGAAGGAGCAGATGTTGTTATGGTTGGAAGAAACGGTGAGGGTGACGGAACCCTCATAATACCCGACGACCTGTCCCAA is a genomic window of Methanobacterium congolense containing:
- a CDS encoding 2-amino-3,7-dideoxy-D-threo-hept-6-ulosonate synthase, which encodes MIGKRIRIERILNRKTGRCVIVPMDHGVSVGPIPGIIDMTDTINEVASGGANAVLMHKGMVGCGHRGYGKDIGLIIHLSASTSLGVDPDNKVLVTSVEKALKIGADAVSVHVNIGSEKEPEMLMKLGSIAEICDNWGMPLIAMMYPRGQNITNEHDVEVVKLAARAGAELGADIIKTNYTGDPDTFKEVVDGCPVPVVIAGGPMVETDRQLLEMVKNSVDVGGSGVAIGRNVFQAKSPQKTTRAIAGIVHENLDIDEALKILNG